The following are from one region of the Flavobacteriaceae bacterium UJ101 genome:
- the ldhA gene encoding D-lactate dehydrogenase (Belongs to the D-isomer specific 2-hydroxyacid dehydrogenase family.; KEGG: psa:PST_0207 D-lactate dehydrogenase): MKKQNDPIKVSVFNTKKWVIDSFNEVNKKYHFELDFQESRLYSKTVTLAKGSQVVCVFVNDEVNAEVLEKLKEIGVKLIALRCAGFNNVDLLKAKELGIEVVRVPSYSPYSVAEHTLGLILSLNRRFHKAYSRVRDNNFSLDGLLGFDLHKKTIGVIGTGKIGEIFINLMKGFDCTILAYDKFPNEKLIKKGLNYVSINELYSKSDIISLHCPLTYETYHMINAMAIGHMKDNVMIINTSRGKLIDTVAVIDALRNKKIGYLGLDVYEEEEELFFEDLSESIVQDDQFIRLQSLPNVLITSHQAFFTKEAVNNIANTTFSNIKGYFENHNVENSVLTKNNMAKV, from the coding sequence ATGAAAAAACAAAATGATCCAATTAAAGTTTCGGTATTCAACACTAAGAAGTGGGTTATAGACTCATTTAACGAGGTAAATAAAAAGTATCATTTCGAGCTCGATTTTCAAGAATCAAGACTCTATTCTAAAACGGTTACACTTGCAAAAGGAAGTCAAGTAGTATGTGTTTTTGTAAATGATGAAGTGAATGCTGAAGTCTTAGAAAAATTAAAAGAAATCGGTGTAAAATTAATAGCCCTTAGATGTGCTGGTTTTAATAATGTAGACCTATTGAAAGCAAAAGAATTGGGTATCGAAGTGGTAAGAGTACCTAGTTATTCACCTTATTCTGTTGCTGAACATACGCTTGGTTTAATTTTATCTTTAAATCGAAGATTTCATAAAGCTTATTCAAGAGTTCGTGATAACAATTTCTCACTAGATGGATTACTTGGATTTGATCTTCACAAAAAAACTATCGGAGTTATTGGTACAGGTAAAATTGGGGAAATCTTTATTAATTTAATGAAGGGATTTGATTGTACCATCTTAGCCTACGACAAATTCCCTAATGAGAAATTAATAAAAAAAGGACTGAACTATGTTTCTATCAATGAACTTTATTCTAAAAGTGATATCATCAGCTTACATTGTCCTCTTACTTACGAAACTTACCATATGATCAATGCTATGGCTATTGGACATATGAAAGATAATGTTATGATTATTAATACTAGTAGAGGGAAACTCATTGATACTGTTGCAGTAATTGATGCACTACGAAATAAAAAGATTGGTTATTTAGGACTTGATGTATACGAAGAAGAGGAAGAATTATTCTTTGAAGATTTAAGTGAATCCATTGTTCAAGATGATCAATTTATTCGATTACAATCGTTACCTAATGTTTTAATCACATCCCATCAGGCTTTTTTCACGAAAGAAGCGGTTAATAATATTGCCAATACAACCTTTTCAAACATAAAAGGATACTTTGAAAATCATAATGTAGAAAACAGTGTATTAACAAAAAACAACATGGCAAAAGTTTAA
- a CDS encoding non-specific serine/threonine protein kinase (KEGG: gba:J421_2130 serine/threonine protein kinase, bacterial): MKNVVHNIITEFAPVSINETEKLLEKWIARELKQQDNFIEIGQRNNLVGFLKTGLLRSYYYDDNGNEQTTAFIEQGSFFSELKSYQTQEPSERTIEALEPSEIFVLTTNDIKDLRKTIPNWELFEIKYFEKILREKVNFQRELLTKSSKKEALELFIKEYPQSAKYAPRQYIASFLGMSPYTLSRIKL, encoded by the coding sequence ATGAAGAATGTAGTACATAATATAATAACAGAGTTTGCTCCCGTTTCCATTAACGAAACTGAAAAGTTACTTGAAAAATGGATAGCCAGAGAATTAAAACAACAAGATAATTTTATTGAAATTGGTCAACGTAACAATTTGGTTGGATTTCTAAAAACAGGATTACTTCGTAGCTACTATTATGATGATAACGGTAATGAACAAACCACTGCATTTATTGAGCAAGGCTCTTTCTTTTCAGAATTAAAAAGTTATCAAACACAAGAACCTAGTGAAAGAACTATTGAAGCACTTGAGCCTAGTGAAATATTTGTATTAACTACAAATGACATAAAAGATCTAAGGAAGACGATACCTAACTGGGAATTATTTGAAATAAAATATTTTGAGAAAATTTTAAGAGAAAAAGTTAATTTCCAAAGAGAATTATTAACAAAAAGTTCAAAAAAAGAAGCCCTTGAATTATTCATTAAAGAATATCCTCAATCAGCTAAATATGCTCCCAGACAATATATCGCATCTTTTTTAGGAATGTCACCTTACACATTAAGTAGAATAAAACTTTAA
- a CDS encoding inositol 2-dehydrogenase (Belongs to the Gfo/Idh/MocA family.; KEGG: sxo:SXYL_00038 myo-inositol 2-dehydrogenase / D-chiro-inositol 1-dehydrogenase), which translates to MKHTINWGIIGLGKIATKFAYDLQLSETSTLYAVASRSIEKAKDFAKNYNAITYYDSYEALANNPEIDVIYIATPHPFHFENTMMCLQKGKAVLCEKPIGMNRSQTQTMIQEAKKQQVFLMEGIWTRFIPATEKVLELIENDTIGTVNFIRADFGFTGNFSQESRVYNKKLGAGSLLDIGIYPIYLSLLILGIPTEIKAMARMTHTDVDSYCSMLFDYSNTAKANLESTIEAQTPTEAYIYGSKGTLKLHTRFHHTQKLSLIQNEQETLLDIPYIGNGYFHEIEEVNHCILKGYTESAKLPLSLSYNLSTLLDKVREKIGLNYE; encoded by the coding sequence ATGAAACATACAATCAATTGGGGAATTATTGGATTAGGCAAAATAGCGACTAAATTTGCCTATGACTTACAACTATCTGAAACATCTACTCTATATGCAGTAGCCTCTAGAAGTATTGAGAAGGCTAAAGATTTTGCAAAAAACTATAACGCTATTACTTATTATGATTCTTATGAAGCATTAGCTAACAATCCAGAAATTGATGTTATTTATATAGCTACTCCTCATCCCTTTCATTTTGAAAACACCATGATGTGTTTACAAAAAGGCAAAGCAGTTCTGTGTGAAAAACCTATAGGAATGAATAGGAGTCAAACTCAAACTATGATTCAAGAAGCTAAAAAACAACAGGTTTTTCTTATGGAAGGTATATGGACACGTTTTATCCCTGCTACAGAAAAAGTTTTAGAGTTAATTGAAAATGACACTATTGGTACTGTTAATTTCATTCGTGCAGATTTTGGTTTTACAGGTAACTTTAGTCAAGAAAGTCGTGTTTACAATAAAAAATTAGGTGCTGGTTCATTATTAGATATTGGTATTTATCCTATTTATTTAAGTCTCTTAATTTTAGGAATACCAACTGAAATCAAAGCTATGGCTAGAATGACCCATACTGATGTTGATAGCTATTGTTCTATGCTATTTGACTATTCCAATACTGCAAAAGCTAATTTAGAATCTACTATTGAAGCTCAAACACCTACCGAAGCTTATATTTATGGAAGTAAAGGGACTTTAAAGCTTCATACCCGATTTCACCATACTCAAAAACTATCATTAATTCAAAACGAACAAGAAACCTTGTTAGACATCCCATATATTGGGAATGGCTATTTTCATGAAATTGAAGAAGTTAATCATTGTATTTTAAAAGGATATACTGAAAGTGCAAAACTACCATTATCATTAAGTTATAATTTAAGCACCCTTCTTGATAAGGTTCGTGAAAAAATTGGATTGAATTATGAATAA
- a CDS encoding K(+)/H(+) antiporter NhaP2 (K(+)/H(+) antiporter that extrudes potassium in exchange for external protons and maintains the internal concentration of potassium under toxic levels; Belongs to the monovalent cation:proton antiporter 1 (CPA1) transporter (TC 2.A.36) family. NhaP2 subfamily; Contains 1 RCK C-terminal domain.), producing MIELSGIVIFGILAQWVAWRFKIPAILPLILIGLLVGPISAEFLSEDGSKWIEPIWNGEKGLFPGESLFYFVSLAISIILFEGGLTLKFSEIKNIGPVITKLITLGSIITFFGAAVAVHYIFNMSWKISFLFSSLIIVTGPTVITPILRNIPLKKDVSAVLKWEGILIDPIGALVAVLVFEFISVGEGQAYTQTALIEFLKIVLFGFTFGFTFAHGLNFFIRKKLIPHYLLNVFALAAVLGVFVLSDSFAHESGLLAVVVMGMVLGNSNSPHLKELLHFKESLSVLLISILFILLAANINMKDLILIYNWKTVLLLASVIFIIRPLGVFLSTIGSTLQFNEKLFISWVGPRGIVAAGIASLFGLKLAKNGVPGAEYITPLVFMVVLGTVVFNATTARSFAKIVGVFLKKSEGILIIGASDVSRLIATYLNENDRQVILIDTNQNNIDRAIAQGLDAANIDIYSDQLMDDIELSEIGYLMALTGNHEINNYAIEKLKKQFGEHGTFKILSEEEMNNGKLSFHKNELLSLKHDFHSFSEVARKNATIHEIKIEQKEDFDHLITLSNEEEQMIPLFIKHTNGKLDIITTIINREKKVEKGSIFVYMGKEIHIN from the coding sequence ATGATCGAATTATCCGGTATTGTTATTTTTGGAATTTTAGCACAATGGGTTGCTTGGCGTTTTAAAATACCTGCTATTTTACCTTTAATTCTAATTGGATTATTGGTAGGGCCTATATCTGCAGAATTTTTAAGTGAAGATGGAAGCAAATGGATAGAACCTATTTGGAATGGTGAAAAAGGACTTTTCCCTGGTGAAAGTTTGTTCTATTTTGTATCATTGGCTATTAGTATTATTCTTTTTGAAGGAGGGCTTACATTAAAATTCAGTGAAATTAAAAATATTGGTCCTGTCATAACAAAACTTATTACCCTAGGATCTATCATTACATTTTTTGGAGCTGCCGTTGCGGTACATTACATTTTTAATATGAGTTGGAAAATTTCTTTCCTTTTTTCTTCATTAATTATTGTAACGGGGCCCACTGTAATTACCCCTATTTTAAGGAATATTCCATTAAAAAAAGATGTTTCTGCAGTGTTAAAATGGGAAGGTATTTTAATTGATCCCATTGGAGCTTTAGTAGCCGTTTTAGTATTTGAATTTATAAGTGTTGGTGAAGGACAAGCCTATACACAAACAGCGTTAATAGAGTTTTTAAAAATTGTACTCTTTGGCTTTACTTTTGGTTTCACCTTTGCTCATGGACTTAATTTCTTTATTCGTAAGAAGTTAATTCCTCATTATCTACTAAACGTATTTGCACTTGCTGCAGTATTAGGCGTATTTGTACTCTCCGATTCTTTTGCTCATGAATCAGGATTACTAGCTGTTGTTGTAATGGGAATGGTCTTAGGAAATTCCAATTCTCCTCATTTAAAAGAATTATTACATTTCAAAGAATCCCTCAGTGTTTTACTTATCTCTATTCTGTTTATATTACTTGCGGCTAATATTAACATGAAGGATTTAATATTAATTTACAACTGGAAAACGGTACTACTTTTAGCAAGCGTTATCTTTATCATTCGTCCTTTAGGTGTATTCTTAAGTACAATAGGGTCTACCTTACAATTTAATGAGAAGCTTTTTATCAGCTGGGTAGGACCACGTGGAATTGTAGCTGCTGGTATAGCTTCACTTTTCGGTTTAAAATTAGCTAAAAATGGAGTACCGGGTGCAGAATATATTACCCCTCTAGTTTTTATGGTTGTTTTAGGAACTGTTGTTTTTAATGCCACCACTGCTCGATCTTTTGCTAAGATTGTTGGAGTATTTCTAAAAAAATCTGAAGGAATTCTTATAATTGGTGCTTCTGATGTATCAAGACTTATCGCAACTTATTTAAATGAAAATGATCGACAAGTAATTTTAATAGATACGAACCAAAATAATATAGATCGTGCTATTGCTCAAGGTCTAGATGCTGCTAATATAGATATTTATTCTGACCAGCTTATGGATGATATTGAATTAAGCGAAATAGGTTATTTAATGGCTTTAACAGGAAATCATGAAATCAATAATTATGCTATCGAAAAATTAAAAAAACAATTTGGAGAGCATGGTACATTTAAAATATTATCTGAAGAGGAAATGAATAACGGCAAACTTTCCTTTCATAAAAACGAATTGCTTTCTCTTAAACATGATTTCCATTCTTTCTCTGAAGTTGCTAGAAAAAATGCTACAATTCATGAAATAAAAATTGAACAAAAAGAAGATTTTGATCATTTAATTACATTATCAAATGAAGAAGAGCAAATGATTCCTTTATTTATAAAACATACTAATGGAAAGCTTGACATAATTACAACTATAATCAATAGAGAAAAAAAAGTTGAAAAAGGCTCTATCTTTGTATATATGGGGAAAGAAATCCATATAAATTAA
- a CDS encoding putative L-lactate permease (May play a role in L-lactate transport. Belongs to the lactate permease family.) has product MNVQILFSFFPILLLIWLMAKKNGMPSNKALPLSAFVVYLITLCVFQYDANRIHANVILGLLEAWKPILIIAGAIFLFKTMEITGCISVVKNWLNSISENQVAQLMIVGWAFPFLIEGASGFGTPAAIAAPILVGLGYPPIKVALTTLMMNTVPVSFGAVGTPTWYGFSALPELSKLSEYETLSIGYKSALIHSFIAFFIVFIALAQILNTKIILKNIGFVIMSIVCTVVPYLLVSTFNYEFPSLIGGSVGLLCSIFLAQKHFGLEKNTLSKKEKKDSISTRQLIKATFPLWGTIILLIITRIPQLGIKSLLRLKEPSISLDLGYLGELSLSTSLVAQLQNILNTSEKWIHEILYIPSLIPFVLISFITFWLYKTNLHHINSTIKQTTKQMINPTLALLGALVFVSLMMMGGEKSAVNTIGSSLANITGDNWTFFGPYLGAIGSFFSGSATISNLTFSGIQNSIALETGLDRTTILALQSVGGSFGNMICINNIVAVTSVLALSNQEGYILKRTVLPTIIYGLLAGIFAILLF; this is encoded by the coding sequence ATGAATGTCCAAATCCTATTTTCTTTTTTCCCTATTTTATTACTTATTTGGTTAATGGCAAAAAAAAATGGAATGCCTTCAAATAAAGCATTGCCTTTATCAGCTTTTGTGGTCTACTTGATAACTTTATGTGTTTTTCAATACGATGCAAATCGTATTCACGCCAATGTTATCTTAGGTTTATTGGAAGCATGGAAGCCCATTTTAATCATAGCTGGAGCTATATTTTTATTCAAAACCATGGAAATCACAGGTTGTATTTCTGTTGTAAAAAATTGGCTAAATAGTATTAGTGAAAATCAAGTTGCACAATTGATGATTGTAGGTTGGGCATTTCCTTTTTTAATTGAGGGTGCTAGTGGATTTGGAACACCAGCAGCAATTGCAGCTCCTATTCTAGTTGGGTTAGGCTACCCTCCTATTAAAGTTGCCTTAACCACTTTAATGATGAATACAGTACCGGTTTCATTTGGCGCAGTTGGAACACCTACTTGGTACGGTTTTTCAGCACTACCGGAGCTATCTAAACTAAGTGAATATGAGACCTTGTCTATAGGTTATAAATCTGCTCTAATTCATAGTTTTATTGCTTTTTTTATTGTTTTTATTGCACTAGCCCAAATACTCAATACAAAAATTATTTTAAAGAATATAGGCTTCGTCATTATGAGTATCGTATGTACTGTTGTACCTTATTTATTGGTTTCAACATTTAATTATGAATTTCCTTCACTTATTGGTGGTTCCGTTGGTTTGTTATGTTCTATATTCTTAGCTCAAAAACATTTCGGCTTAGAAAAGAATACTTTATCAAAAAAAGAAAAGAAAGATTCCATATCTACTAGACAATTAATTAAAGCTACTTTTCCTTTATGGGGAACTATTATACTTCTTATCATTACACGGATACCTCAATTAGGAATCAAATCATTATTGCGATTAAAAGAACCTTCAATCAGTCTTGATTTAGGTTATTTAGGGGAACTATCATTAAGCACTTCTTTAGTTGCTCAACTTCAAAACATTCTCAATACTTCGGAAAAATGGATTCATGAGATTTTATATATTCCTTCTCTAATTCCTTTCGTTTTAATATCCTTTATTACTTTTTGGCTATATAAAACCAATCTTCACCATATTAATTCAACTATAAAACAAACCACAAAACAAATGATTAACCCTACTCTAGCCTTATTAGGAGCCTTAGTTTTTGTATCACTCATGATGATGGGAGGGGAAAAATCTGCGGTTAATACTATAGGAAGTTCTTTAGCCAACATCACAGGGGATAATTGGACCTTTTTTGGTCCTTATTTAGGAGCGATTGGTTCTTTCTTTTCAGGATCAGCAACCATTTCAAATTTAACTTTTTCGGGAATTCAAAACTCTATAGCATTGGAAACAGGACTTGATAGAACAACCATTTTAGCTTTACAATCTGTTGGAGGGTCTTTTGGAAACATGATATGCATTAATAATATTGTTGCTGTAACATCAGTATTAGCTCTTAGCAATCAAGAAGGTTATATCTTAAAACGTACCGTTTTACCTACTATCATCTATGGTTTACTTGCAGGAATTTTTGCTATTTTATTATTCTAA
- a CDS encoding HTH-type transcriptional regulator YodB (Negatively regulates yodC and azoR1 which may contribute to the degradation of aromatic compounds. Probably positively regulates the catechol-specific transcription of mhqNOP, mhqED, and mhqA; Contains 1 HTH hxlR-type DNA-binding domain.): protein MEKIFRSGCPIASTLDIMGDKWSLLIIRDMLIKHKKTFKEISNSEEHIAPSILSARLKLLESYGLIFKYKLPRNKKENIYLLTEKGVDLTSIVVEYTLWGDKYMREYNNIDSISGLDKDKNLAVGMIRNTYKELIEQTFNLEK from the coding sequence ATGGAAAAAATATTTCGTTCAGGCTGTCCAATTGCTTCAACATTAGATATTATGGGAGATAAATGGTCTTTGTTAATCATTAGAGATATGTTGATAAAACATAAAAAGACATTTAAAGAAATATCTAATTCTGAAGAACATATTGCTCCAAGTATATTATCAGCAAGACTTAAGCTTTTAGAGTCGTATGGTTTAATTTTTAAATATAAATTACCAAGGAATAAAAAAGAAAATATTTATCTTCTTACAGAGAAGGGGGTTGATCTGACTTCTATTGTCGTAGAATATACATTATGGGGTGATAAATATATGAGGGAATATAATAATATAGATTCAATTTCTGGTTTGGATAAGGATAAAAATTTAGCCGTAGGGATGATTCGAAATACTTACAAAGAACTTATAGAACAAACTTTTAACTTGGAGAAGTAA
- the crtB gene encoding 15-cis-phytoene synthase (KEGG: sesp:BN6_16510 phytoene synthase) → MKQLFDEVSFNCSKLITQKYSTSFSLATKMLAPEIRVAIYNIYGFVRFADEIVDTFHNYDKVDLLYHFERNYYLGMEQNISMNPVINSFIHTVKKYDIEDHLVQAFLKSMKADLHKAEYTTQEEYNEYIYGSADVVGLMCLKVFVKGDSQRFEELKEAAMRLGSAFQKVNFLRDLKDDIELLNRSYFPNVDLKELNAEVKQQIIEEIEEDFDFAYKNGVLKLPVEAKFGVYIAYRYYRRLLKKLKTVPSSKIMDTRVRISNALKISILMRGYARYKLNLL, encoded by the coding sequence ATGAAACAATTATTTGACGAAGTTTCATTTAACTGTAGTAAATTAATAACTCAAAAATACAGTACATCTTTTTCGTTAGCAACAAAAATGTTAGCACCAGAAATTAGAGTAGCTATTTATAATATTTATGGATTTGTACGATTTGCAGATGAAATTGTGGATACCTTCCATAATTATGATAAAGTAGATTTGCTATATCACTTTGAACGTAATTACTATTTAGGTATGGAACAGAATATAAGTATGAATCCAGTAATTAATTCATTTATTCATACGGTAAAAAAATATGATATAGAAGATCATTTAGTTCAAGCGTTTTTAAAAAGTATGAAAGCTGATTTGCATAAAGCTGAATATACAACACAAGAGGAGTATAATGAGTATATTTATGGTTCAGCAGATGTTGTAGGTTTAATGTGTTTAAAGGTTTTTGTAAAAGGTGATTCACAAAGATTTGAAGAATTGAAAGAAGCTGCAATGAGGTTAGGTTCTGCTTTTCAGAAAGTGAATTTTTTGAGAGATTTAAAAGATGATATTGAGCTTTTGAATAGATCCTATTTTCCAAATGTAGATTTAAAGGAATTGAATGCAGAAGTGAAGCAACAAATTATTGAAGAAATTGAAGAAGATTTTGATTTCGCATATAAAAATGGAGTATTAAAATTACCCGTAGAGGCGAAGTTTGGGGTTTATATAGCGTATCGATATTATAGAAGACTATTGAAAAAATTAAAAACAGTTCCTTCTTCGAAAATAATGGATACTAGAGTAAGAATATCCAATGCATTAAAAATTAGTATTTTGATGAGAGGATATGCACGGTATAAATTAAATTTACTATGA
- the crtI gene encoding all-trans-zeta-carotene desaturase (Catalyzes three successive dehydrogenation reactions that lead to the introduction of three double bonds into dehydrosqualene (4,4'-diapophytoene), with 4,4'-diapophytofluene and 4,4'-diapo-zeta-carotene as intermediates, and 4,4'- diaponeurosporene (the major deep-yellow pigment in staphylococci strains) as the end product. Those are initial steps in the biosynthesis of staphyloxanthin, an orange carotenoid present in most staphylococci strains (By similarity); Belongs to the carotenoid/retinoid oxidoreductase family. CrtN subfamily.; KEGG: msa:Mycsm_04913 phytoene desaturase) translates to MIKQNNKISIIGSGFSSISAACYLAKKGFDVTIYEKNKELGGRARQYEIDGFTFDMGPTWYWMPDVFEKFFADFGKKPSDYYELKKLAPAYQVYFDVDDSIIIPDNFEKICEVFENVERGSSTHLIKFMKSAEENYEIAVKDMVYKPGVSPLELVTPKTIIRVTQFFSTIRQQVRKKIQNKKLIQILEFPVLFLGAKPSNTPSFYNFMNYADFSLGTWHPVGGMYKVVEAMVSLAKELGVKFQTDANVCGIKVNNKKVKGLYVNDQYVESDLVLSGADYHFTESILDTSYRQYSAKYWNKKTFAPSSLLFYVGFSEKLKNVNHHTLFFDTDFDTHAKTIYDNPSWPDNPLFYASFPSITDQSFAPKDKEAGTFLIPLAPGIEDTPEIREKYFDIIIERLEKLTNQKVKDKVLFKKSYCVNDFIKDYNSYKGNAYGLANILTQTAFLRPKLKSNKVDNLYFTGQLTVPGPGVPPSLISGKVVSELILKTYSL, encoded by the coding sequence ATGATTAAACAAAATAATAAAATATCAATAATTGGATCAGGTTTTTCGTCAATTTCTGCTGCATGTTATTTGGCAAAAAAAGGCTTTGATGTTACCATTTATGAAAAAAATAAAGAATTAGGAGGAAGGGCTAGGCAATATGAAATAGATGGTTTTACTTTTGATATGGGACCTACTTGGTATTGGATGCCTGATGTTTTTGAGAAATTTTTTGCTGATTTTGGTAAAAAACCTTCAGATTATTATGAGTTAAAAAAATTAGCTCCAGCATATCAAGTTTATTTTGATGTTGATGATAGTATAATCATACCCGATAATTTTGAAAAGATTTGTGAAGTTTTTGAGAATGTAGAAAGAGGAAGCTCAACACATCTAATTAAATTTATGAAATCTGCTGAAGAAAATTATGAAATTGCAGTAAAAGATATGGTGTATAAACCTGGAGTTTCTCCTTTAGAGTTAGTAACACCCAAAACAATTATTCGAGTAACACAATTTTTTTCAACGATTAGACAACAGGTTAGAAAGAAAATACAAAACAAAAAGTTGATTCAAATTTTAGAGTTTCCCGTATTGTTTTTAGGGGCAAAACCAAGTAATACGCCTTCCTTTTACAATTTTATGAATTATGCTGATTTTTCATTGGGAACTTGGCATCCTGTTGGAGGTATGTATAAAGTTGTTGAAGCAATGGTAAGTCTTGCAAAAGAATTGGGAGTTAAGTTCCAAACGGATGCAAATGTATGTGGAATAAAAGTAAATAATAAAAAAGTTAAAGGTTTATATGTAAACGATCAATATGTAGAAAGTGATTTAGTTTTAAGTGGTGCAGATTATCATTTTACAGAATCTATTTTGGATACATCTTATAGGCAATATTCAGCTAAATATTGGAATAAAAAAACATTTGCTCCTTCTTCACTTTTATTTTATGTAGGATTTAGTGAAAAATTAAAAAATGTAAATCATCATACATTATTTTTTGATACAGATTTTGATACACATGCAAAAACGATTTATGATAATCCTAGTTGGCCAGATAATCCTTTGTTTTATGCTAGCTTTCCCTCCATTACGGATCAATCTTTTGCACCAAAAGATAAAGAAGCTGGAACATTCTTAATTCCATTAGCACCTGGAATTGAAGATACTCCTGAAATAAGAGAAAAATATTTTGATATAATAATTGAACGATTAGAAAAATTAACCAATCAAAAAGTAAAAGATAAAGTTCTTTTTAAGAAAAGTTATTGTGTTAATGATTTCATTAAAGATTATAATTCCTATAAAGGGAATGCTTATGGTTTAGCCAATATATTAACCCAAACAGCATTTTTAAGACCCAAACTCAAAAGTAATAAAGTGGATAATTTATATTTCACAGGACAATTAACGGTTCCAGGACCGGGAGTTCCACCATCTTTAATTTCGGGTAAAGTAGTTTCTGAATTAATTTTAAAAACATATTCATTATGA
- the crtZ gene encoding beta-carotene 3-hydroxylase (Catalyzes the hydroxylation reaction from beta-carotene to zeaxanthin. Belongs to the sterol desaturase family.; KEGG: ppw:PputW619_2665 beta-carotene 3-hydroxylase), translating into MIIYFLITLGTFIIMEGITWCTHKYIMHGWGWFLHEDHHQPGYSHIFEKNDAFFVVFAIPSIVLFYLGIRPVLNYLFFIGLGILLYGIAYFLIHDVLIHRRFNWFKNTKNSYLRGLRKAHKIHHKHLDKKDGECFGMLWVPLKYFKKS; encoded by the coding sequence ATGATAATTTATTTTCTTATAACGTTAGGTACTTTTATAATAATGGAAGGTATAACTTGGTGTACACATAAGTACATAATGCACGGATGGGGTTGGTTCTTACATGAAGATCATCATCAACCGGGATATTCACATATTTTTGAAAAAAACGATGCATTTTTTGTTGTATTTGCAATTCCTAGTATCGTTTTGTTTTATTTAGGGATTAGACCTGTATTGAATTATTTATTTTTTATAGGACTAGGTATTTTACTTTATGGGATAGCCTACTTTTTAATTCATGATGTTTTGATTCATAGAAGGTTTAACTGGTTTAAAAATACAAAAAATAGCTATTTGAGAGGATTACGAAAAGCACATAAAATACATCATAAACATTTAGATAAGAAAGATGGTGAATGTTTTGGAATGTTATGGGTTCCATTAAAATATTTTAAAAAATCATAA